The Cyanobacteriota bacterium genome has a segment encoding these proteins:
- a CDS encoding CHAT domain-containing protein: MTQEFQVSVTPVGGDEYLIRTERVAPGVPLAEEQVVWAVEDWLVQARQLMNDPLLTILRGTGGAASAGVLRSQASSSVPLRSGKSTEPPLANTIFDLVSLGQCLYGALFQGTIRDSWVTAQGIAQHRQDLLRLRLGLKGDRLWRLPWEVLHRGDRPITTGTDVVFSRYQFGQGMVRPVMQAPNLGLKPGQPLRILMAIAAPTDQERLDLAREARHLQEELLASSPAIPSSADYGASPTTAIQLTILEQPDREQLTRELEQGHYQVLHYAGHSNLGASGGDLYLVSGRTGLTETLSGDDLAGLLVNNGIRLAVFNSCRSAYTTDNADGASEQNLAEALIRHGVPAVLAMAERIPDEVALTLTRLFYRNLKQGYAIDLSLNRTRQGLLSAYGSNQLYWALPILYLNPDFDGCLVPPVANQRPYPDV; this comes from the coding sequence GTGACGCAGGAATTTCAAGTTTCTGTGACCCCAGTAGGGGGCGATGAATATCTCATCCGGACAGAGCGAGTTGCTCCGGGTGTGCCGCTGGCGGAAGAGCAGGTTGTGTGGGCAGTCGAGGATTGGTTGGTGCAGGCGCGGCAACTGATGAATGATCCGCTACTGACCATTCTACGCGGCACAGGTGGTGCTGCATCCGCAGGGGTTCTCCGATCGCAAGCGTCTAGTTCAGTTCCACTCCGCTCTGGTAAGAGTACAGAGCCACCATTGGCTAATACCATCTTCGACTTGGTGTCCCTGGGTCAATGTCTTTACGGAGCGCTATTTCAGGGCACTATCCGCGATAGTTGGGTGACAGCCCAGGGCATTGCCCAACACCGACAAGACTTGTTGCGGTTGCGCTTAGGGCTAAAGGGCGATCGACTCTGGCGTTTACCTTGGGAAGTGTTACACCGAGGAGACCGCCCTATCACCACAGGCACGGATGTTGTGTTTTCTCGCTATCAGTTTGGGCAGGGCATGGTTAGACCTGTGATGCAAGCTCCAAATCTGGGGTTGAAACCAGGTCAGCCGCTGCGAATTTTGATGGCGATCGCCGCCCCCACGGATCAAGAGCGGTTAGACTTGGCACGAGAAGCCCGCCACCTTCAGGAAGAATTGTTGGCCTCTAGTCCTGCCATCCCGTCGTCAGCCGACTACGGTGCCTCCCCAACTACAGCAATCCAACTGACTATCTTAGAGCAGCCGGATCGGGAACAGTTGACCCGTGAACTGGAGCAGGGCCATTACCAAGTGTTGCACTATGCTGGACATAGCAATCTGGGTGCTTCTGGTGGGGATTTATACCTGGTAAGTGGTCGCACAGGGCTGACAGAAACCCTGAGCGGTGACGACTTAGCCGGGCTGTTAGTTAATAATGGTATTCGCCTAGCCGTGTTTAACTCTTGTCGGAGTGCTTACACAACCGATAATGCCGACGGTGCTAGTGAGCAAAATCTAGCTGAAGCCCTGATTCGGCATGGGGTGCCTGCTGTGTTGGCTATGGCAGAGCGTATTCCCGATGAAGTAGCCCTAACCCTGACAAGGTTGTTTTATCGCAATTTGAAACAGGGGTATGCGATCGACCTCAGCCTTAACCGCACTCGG
- a CDS encoding endonuclease MutS2 produces MIQTETLDLLEWSRLCQHVATFAATKLGTMAARQLPIPDSQTESERLLAQTREAYHLEALPTGGLSFEGIQDIGEALARSTVRGLLTGTELIAIATTLAGMRNVRRLIESQPNVPTLAALVADLRTHPDLEQAIHHCIDDQGKVSDRASPKLADLRERLRTLRQDIYQKLQNILHQKAGAIQEATITQRHDRFVIPVKASQKDAIPGIIHDTSTTGATLYVEPNSTVPMNNQLQQLLRQEQAEEEAVRRQLTEQVAAVHEDLEHLLAIATILDLATARARYSHWLGANPPRFITIGSPPPTSSDESAQRDAAPSEPIVLRQLRHPLLVWQQQHEQGKPVVPIDVVIQPSIRVVAITGPNTGGKTAALKTIGLAAVMAKAGLFIPAREPVDIPWFTYILADIGDEQSLQQSLSTFSGHVRRIGRILTQLFGEAESELQTSESQTFKSQTFESPISHEQVFDKQGTYTQGATNPASAQPGASDRSSLATTPETPYGNGFASLHPSLVLLDEVGAGTDPSEGSALAIALLQYLAERVQLTIATTHFGELKALKYQDPRFENASVEFDDASLAPTYRLLWGIPGRSNALTIAQRLGLPIEIIDRARNYVGGFSQDINSVISGLEAQRREQEIKAKAAADLLASAEQLYQQVSSRAQALQARERELQLAQEQAVQQAIAQAKEDIARVIRQLQQGPATAQAAQQATQALDQLAQQHLPSQRIAPSRPNFIPKVGDRVRIPSVGQTAEVLAIDDQDNTLTVRFGMMKMSVRLEDVESLDGQKVQLAQTSTKATPVNASANSASEQSATPLTIRTSRNTLDLRGYRVADAEPLLDRAIAEGDGAVWIIHGHGTGRLRQGVHEFLKQHPRVSRFTLAEPQDGGSGVTIAYLT; encoded by the coding sequence TTGATTCAAACTGAAACCTTAGACCTGTTGGAGTGGTCACGGCTGTGTCAGCACGTTGCAACTTTTGCTGCCACGAAGTTAGGAACTATGGCAGCGCGTCAACTACCGATTCCTGATAGCCAGACTGAGAGTGAACGGTTGCTGGCACAAACACGAGAAGCCTATCATTTGGAAGCACTACCCACTGGTGGTCTTAGCTTTGAGGGCATTCAAGATATTGGGGAAGCCCTAGCACGATCGACCGTGAGGGGGTTGTTGACAGGTACAGAATTGATCGCTATCGCCACGACATTGGCTGGAATGCGGAATGTGCGTCGCTTGATTGAAAGTCAACCCAATGTGCCCACCTTAGCCGCACTCGTAGCAGACCTGCGCACCCATCCAGATTTAGAGCAGGCCATTCATCATTGTATTGATGACCAAGGCAAAGTGAGCGATCGCGCCAGCCCCAAATTAGCAGACCTGCGAGAACGGCTACGAACCTTACGACAAGACATCTACCAAAAGTTACAAAATATCCTGCACCAAAAGGCAGGGGCTATCCAAGAAGCCACCATTACCCAACGTCACGATCGGTTTGTTATTCCTGTCAAGGCTTCCCAAAAAGATGCCATTCCTGGAATTATCCATGACACCTCAACCACAGGTGCCACTCTCTATGTGGAACCCAATTCTACAGTGCCCATGAATAATCAACTGCAACAGTTACTGCGCCAAGAGCAGGCTGAGGAGGAGGCTGTGCGTCGTCAGTTGACAGAACAGGTAGCGGCAGTGCATGAAGATTTAGAACATCTATTGGCGATCGCGACCATCCTTGACCTTGCCACAGCCCGTGCTCGCTATAGCCACTGGCTGGGAGCTAATCCACCCCGATTTATAACCATCGGTTCACCCCCTCCAACTTCAAGTGATGAGTCTGCTCAGCGAGACGCTGCACCATCTGAGCCAATCGTCTTGCGGCAACTACGTCATCCCTTGTTGGTGTGGCAACAGCAGCATGAGCAGGGTAAACCTGTGGTGCCGATCGATGTCGTTATCCAACCCAGCATTCGAGTGGTTGCCATCACTGGCCCCAACACGGGTGGCAAAACTGCTGCCTTAAAAACCATAGGGTTGGCTGCGGTCATGGCTAAAGCTGGGTTATTTATCCCGGCTCGCGAACCTGTTGACATTCCTTGGTTTACCTACATCTTGGCTGATATTGGCGACGAACAATCCCTGCAACAAAGTTTGTCTACTTTCTCTGGGCATGTGCGCCGCATCGGCAGAATTTTGACCCAGTTGTTTGGTGAGGCGGAGTCTGAGTTACAAACATCTGAATCACAGACATTCAAGTCACAGACATTTGAGTCACCAATATCCCATGAGCAAGTATTTGACAAGCAGGGAACTTATACACAGGGAGCAACAAATCCAGCATCTGCTCAGCCGGGAGCTAGCGATCGCTCATCCCTAGCTACCACTCCTGAAACACCCTACGGCAACGGTTTTGCCAGCCTCCATCCCTCACTAGTGTTATTGGATGAGGTGGGTGCTGGTACTGATCCATCTGAGGGCAGTGCCCTAGCGATCGCACTCTTGCAATACCTAGCTGAGCGAGTGCAACTTACCATTGCTACGACCCACTTTGGTGAACTGAAGGCCCTGAAATATCAAGACCCTCGATTTGAGAATGCCTCAGTAGAGTTTGACGATGCCAGCCTTGCCCCTACCTACCGCTTGCTATGGGGCATTCCAGGACGTTCCAACGCTCTGACCATTGCCCAACGGTTGGGCCTACCTATAGAGATCATTGACCGAGCACGCAACTATGTTGGTGGATTTTCCCAAGATATCAACAGTGTAATCAGCGGCCTAGAAGCCCAGCGCCGAGAGCAAGAAATCAAAGCTAAAGCTGCGGCTGATTTGTTGGCAAGTGCAGAACAGCTTTATCAGCAAGTTTCTAGCAGAGCGCAGGCTCTGCAAGCACGGGAACGAGAGCTACAACTCGCCCAAGAGCAGGCTGTACAGCAGGCGATCGCCCAAGCTAAGGAAGACATTGCCCGCGTTATCCGTCAACTACAACAAGGCCCTGCCACTGCTCAAGCTGCCCAGCAAGCCACCCAAGCCCTCGATCAGCTAGCTCAACAACACCTGCCGTCACAGCGGATTGCACCGTCAAGGCCCAATTTTATCCCCAAGGTCGGCGATCGCGTCCGTATTCCCAGCGTAGGCCAAACTGCCGAAGTTCTAGCCATCGATGACCAAGACAACACCCTAACTGTTCGCTTTGGCATGATGAAGATGAGTGTTCGCTTAGAGGATGTCGAGTCCCTAGATGGGCAAAAAGTGCAATTAGCCCAGACTTCAACAAAGGCAACTCCAGTCAATGCCTCAGCCAATTCGGCCTCAGAGCAGAGTGCCACACCACTGACCATACGGACATCGCGGAACACCCTTGATCTGCGGGGCTATCGGGTTGCTGATGCTGAACCACTGCTCGATCGGGCGATCGCCGAAGGAGATGGCGCAGTGTGGATCATTCACGG